One Babesia bovis T2Bo chromosome 4 map unlocalized Chr4_1, whole genome shotgun sequence genomic window carries:
- a CDS encoding Core histone H2A/H2B/H3/H4 family protein, with product MSGKVPSSKSQAAKKTAGKSLGIRYRRKKRIESFSLYIYKVLKQVHPETGVSKKSMSIMNSFINDIFDRMALEATRLIRYNKKSTLSSREIQTAVRLLLPGELSKHAVSEGTKAVTKYTTSGA from the coding sequence ATGTCAGGAAAGGTGCCATCGTCCAAGAGCCAGGCGGCCAAGAAAACCGCCGGTAAATCACTTGGTATCCGCTACCGCCGTAAGAAGCGTATTGAAAGCTTCTCTCTCTACATCTACAAGGTGTTGAAGCAGGTGCACCCTGAAACTGGTGTGTCCAAGAAGTCTATGTCTATCATGAACTCATTCATCAACGACATTTTCGACCGCATGGCTCTGGAGGCTACAAGACTTATCAGGTACAACAAGAAGAGCACACTCAGCTCACGTGAAATTCAAACTGCTGTACGCCTACTTCTTCCCGGTGAGCTTTCCAAACACGCCGTTTCTGAAGGTACCAAGGCTGTAACCAAGTACACCACTTCTGGAGCTTAA
- a CDS encoding putative splicing factor arginine/serine-rich 3: MGSRFESTEGRKVYIGNLNPEATVEDVESLFSKFGTIGNIWVARRPPGFAFVTFEDPRDATDAIEELDGSEYKGQNLKVELSKGPRQRHRRERSRGRDPYRRRSPRRHSRSRSRSRSHSAGRRIRSRSPSYGRHDSRDRH; the protein is encoded by the exons ATGGGCAGTCGTTTCGAGTCCACTGAGGGTCGGAAGGTATACATTG GTAACCTTAACCCTGAGGCTACTGTGGAGGATGTGGAGTCTTTGTTTTCAAAGTTCGGCACTATTGGCAACATTTGGGTTGCCCGCAGGCCTCCAGGTTTCGCTTTTGTT ACATTTGAGGACCCTCGTGATGCCACTGACGCCATAGAGGAGTTGGACGGCAGCGAATACAAGGGCCAAAA TTTGAAGGTTGAGCTTTCCAAGGGTCCTCGTCAGAGGCATCGCAGAGAACGCAGCCGTGGTAGAGATCCATATCGAAGGCGTAGTCCTCGTAGGCATAGTCGGAGTCGTTCACGTTCTAGGTCTCACAGCGCGGGGCGTCGCATAAGATCGCGTAGTCCTAGTTACGGCAGGCACGACTCCAGGGACCGTCattga
- a CDS encoding putative integral membrane protein — protein sequence MLLLLCAITCISDIFGCIIKRMQSLCEKMEKVTARPNEPMVTANGEVPNVMDMIAQIVLPKLNIFGLIRMFLGLVGVLVNLIMPYFLLSKFTKYTNASYQRQHHSYSPFMIIDFGPFPTSGEDLAAEAADSDKKVEDIHALKSFNRYIGFMVAKVAVKAIYSTFHAAISPRSYLKHHANKAKPAELS from the exons ATGCTGCTGTTACTGTGCGCAATCACTTGTATAAGTGATATTTTTGGGTGCATTATCAAGAGGATGCAGTCGCTGTGTGAGAAAATGGAAAAGGTCACCGCCAGACCAAACGAACCCATGGTCACTGCTAACGGAGAGGTCCCAAACGTTATGGACATGATCGCACAAATAGTACTACCCAAATTGAACATATTCGGATTGATTCGCATGTTCCTGGGACTCGTGGGAGTACTGGTAAACCTCATTATGCCGTACTTCCTCCTGAGCAAGTTCACCAAGTACACTAACGCAAGCTACCAGAGGCAGCATCACTCATACAGCCCCTTTATGATCATTGACTTTGGGCCTTTCCCAACGTCCGGTGAGGACCTAGCAGCT GAAGCAGCTGATTCAGACAAGAAGGTGGAAGACATCCATGCACTAAAGTCATTCAACAGGTACATTGGCTTCATGGTAGCCAAAGTGGCCGTTAAGGCAATTTACTCTACCTTCCACGCCGCCATCAGCCCGAGGAGTTACCTAAAGCATCACGCTAACAAGGCGAAACCCGCCGAGTTGTCCTAG
- a CDS encoding Prefoldin subunit family protein has translation MVQTTNNESTLQQFQLLQETQAQIEILNTQITKINQRIATLQLNQKRSEAALEAIDNTRSGQRVYKQVARVLILREPGELREEIDQEKTNAEENLPKLNTVKAQLVAKLGGLNAQFVDINTQLRHSLLSQNQ, from the exons atggTACAAACGACAAATAACGAATCGACACTACAG CAATTCCAGCTGCTACAAGAGACGCAAGCACAAATCGAGATTCTTAACACACAAATCACGAAAATAAACCAACGAATAGCGACGCTACAACTAAATCAAAAACGATCTGAAGCAGCCCTGGAAGCA ATAGACAATACCCGATCGGGCCAAAGAGTATACAAACAAGTCGCAAGAGT attAATATTGAGGGAACCTGGTGAACTCAGGGAAGAAATAGATCAAGAAAAGACTAACGCGGAAGAAAACCTACCCAAGCTAAACACAGTCAAAGCGCAACTAGTAGCAAAGCTAGGAGGACTTAATGCACAATTTGTAGATATCAATACCCAGCTGAGGCATTCATTACTAAGCCAAAATCAGTAA
- a CDS encoding putative 60S ribosomal protein L24, translated as MRIDKCWLCSSNIYPGHGIVFVRNDSKIFRFCRSKCHKHFKAKHNPRKLKWTKAARRMHGKEMITDDSVEMERRRNAPVRYDRNLYITAIKTIKKAERVEELRKLLLRKERRRAIMEKKRMQLEKEMERHAHILELETDKEEQRIQEYDDFEMETKARRQTVQMKVAEPKEFVKVKKTIKKKKRDENAMDID; from the exons ATGAGAATTGACAAGTGCTGGCTGTGTTCCAGCAATATATACCCAG GGCATGGAATAGTCTTCGTGCGCAATGATTCCAAAATATTCCGATTCTGCCGAAGCAAGTGCCACAAACACTTCAAGGCTAAGCATAATCCCAGGAAATTGAAATGGACGAAGGCTGCCCGTAGGATGCATG GTAAAGAAATGATTACCGACGATTCGGTTGAAATGGAAAGACGTAGAAATGCACCAGTCAGATACGATCGCAACTTGTATATTACAGCCATCAAGACCATCAAGAAGGCGGAGCGTGTGGAAGAACTGAGGAAACTGTTGCTCAGAAAAGAACGTAGACGCGCTATAATGGAAAAGAAACGAATGCAACTAGAAAAGGAAATGGAACGACATGCCCATATATTGGAATTAGAAACTGATAAGGAGGAACAGCGCATACAGGAGTACGACGACTTTGAAATGGAAACAAAG GCAAGGAGACAAACCGTACAGATGAAGGTGGCAGAACCCAAAGAATTCGTCAAAGTCAAAAAGACAATCAAAAAGAAAAAGCGTGATGAAAATGCTATGGACATAGATTGA
- a CDS encoding putative peptidyl-prolyl cis-trans isomerase cyclophilin: MGSLRAFFDIGIGANLSGRVVFDFFDDSGERVLENFQSLCTGSVTGLIRGKRKSLSYTGCRVYSVVPGSHLECGDFEFNNGEGGSSVFGGFFREPANTRRHSHAGLLSLKRMGTNGFGSQFYITFGRNHQLDNQHHYVFGRVVEGMEFVRAVEYVSTDARNVPRVEIGILRSGLLEYIPRQVDHMSRQRDLVNNLMESLAPGDESDDSDTGSVEEIRCLYTGKVIRKRTLRADSAAAIGKQYLADALGGKSIHLIPEYDGDSEYRYYTDTVEAPSEKPVEAVTEAPVPESDTSESVSSEDEGDDPLSMRLRSLGNKLDECSRLNHDAVAVEYELGGDPKRINEHYKDMLGLREDNSSVNYNRNPGLNKAAIAVEKQHERDLKKEKGKSFGWNVFNQDALYRAHKKRLKETAFNREEYELQKAQMGDLFYQPCLSTTETTEAAKLAVVHNLEKQYKQREKFSRRRAFEDDAKDVSYINQRNRVFNQKLDRAFKDHSAEIKGNLERGTAL; the protein is encoded by the exons atGGGCTCCTTAAGAGCCTTTTTCGATATTGGTATAGGTGCCAATCTTAGTGGTCGTGTAGTATTTGATTTTTTTGACGACAGTGGCGAGCGCGTGTTGGAGAACTTCCAATCTCTCTGCACTGGGAGTGTAACTGGGCTCATTCGTGGCAAGCGCAAGTCGCTGAGTTACACTGGATGCCGTGTATATTCCGTTGTTCCGGGTAGTCACCTCGAGTGTGGTGACTTTGAGTTTAACAATGGCGAAGGTGGCTCGAGTGTCTTTGGCGGATTCTTCCGTGAACCTGCAAATACACGTCGCCACTCTCACGCGGGTCTCTTGTCATTAAAGCGCATGGGTACCAATGGTTTCGGATCTCAATTTTACATAACTTTCGGTCGGAATCACCAGCTAGACAATCAGCATCACTATGTATTCGGTCGAGTTGTAGAGGGTATGGAGTTTGTGCGTGCTGTTGAGTACGTATCGACTGATGCTCGTAATGTACCTCGTGTTGAGATTGGCATTTTGCGCTCTGGTCTTTTGGAGTACATTCCGCGTCAGGTCGACCACATGTCGCGCCAGCGTGACTTGGTGAACAACTTGATGGAGAGTCTGGCTCCAGGTGATGAATCCGACGATTCCGACACTGGATCTGTTGAGGAGATTCGTTGCTTATACACGGGTAAAGTCATCCGGAAGCGTACACTCCGAGCTGATTCCGCTGCTGCCATTGGCAAGCAGTACCTTGCGGACGCCCTTGGCGGCAAGAGTATCCACTTAATCCCGGAGTACGACGGTGACAGTGAATATCGATACTACACTGACACCGTTGAGGCGCCTTCGGAGAAGCCTGTTGAGGCAGTAACAGAAGCGCCGGTACCTGAATCGGACACTTCAGAGTCAGTATCTAGTGAGGACGAGGGCGACGACCCCTTGTCCATGAGGCTTCGCTCGTTGGGCAATAAACTTGATGAGTGCTCACGTTTAAATCATGATGCCGTAGCCGTTGAGTACGAGCTTGGTGGTGACCCTAAGCGTATAAACGAGCATTACAAGGACATGCTTGGTCTACGTGAGGATAATTCATCGGTCAACTATAATCGCAACCCTGGTCTGAACAAGGCCGCTATCGCAGTAGAGAAGCAGCACGAGCGCGACTTAAAGAAGGAGAAGGGTAAATCCTTCGGCTGGAATGTATTTAACCAAGATGCTCTTTACCGTGCACACAAGAAAAG gctcaagGAAACTGCATTTAACCGTGAGGAGTACGAGTTACAGAAGGCACAGATGGGCGATTTGTTCTACCAGCCGTGTCTGAGTACCACTGAAACTACGGAAGCCGCTAAGCTAGCTGTGGTACACAATTTAGAGAAGCAGTACAAGCAACG TGAGAAGTTCAGTCGTCGCCGTGCTTTTGAGGATGACGCCAAGGACGTTTCCTACATTAACCAGCGCAATCGTGTATTTAACCAGAAACTAGACCGAGCTTTCAAGGACCATTCCGCTGAGATCAAGGGCAATTTGGAGCGTGGCACTGCCTTGTGA
- a CDS encoding putative inosine-5'-monophosphate dehydrogenase yields MADGSTAAEIFEKSAVGYTYDDLILLPGYISGSCNDVDVSSRLTRTLRLNTPVVSSPMDTVTEAKMAIEIALQGGIGIIHNNLTMEESVEEVRKVKRYENGFIVDPYTLTPNHTVEDWMAIRDKYGYRSIPITTDGRCGSKLEGIVTSGDVCFVQDKCTKIEEIMTRDPIVGHHPLTLQDANNILYKSRKGILPIVNASGELVSIVSRSDIKRNRRFPKASHNENMQLLVGVAISTQPGSIEKAKKLMDAGADVLVIDSSQGNSVYQIDLIKQLRQSYPNVQIIGGNVVTGSQAKNLIDAGVDALRVGMGSGSICSTQGVVGVGRPQATAVYHVAKYANEYGNGCPIIADGGIRSSGDIMKALALGASCCMLGGAIAGTNESPGDFFYHNGIRVKQYRGMGSKAAFMTARTKAADSGSLRRYHMEEDQPMVSQGVAGYTADKGSIHVLIPTMMQAVKHGMQNIGCNDIKSLHSGLYNGDVRFQIRSYNALVEGNVSTKLMMINQS; encoded by the exons ATGGCCGACGGATCCACAGCTGCTGAAATCTTCGAGAAGTCAGCCGTAGGTTACACCTACGACGACTTGATTCTCCTTCCGG GCTACATTTCCGGTTCGTGCAATGATGTCGACGTGAGCAGTAGATTAACCAGGACGTTGCGCCTCAACACCCCGGTAGTCTCCTCGCCCATGGACACTGTCACTGAAGCCAAGATGGCTATTGAAATAGCGCTCCAAGG TGGTATTGGTATCATCCATAACAACCTGACCATGGAGGAATCTGTGGAAGAAGTGCGCAAGGTAAAACGTTATGAGAACGGTTTTATAGTGGACCCTTATACCTTAACTCCTAACCATACCGTGGAGGACTGGATGGCTATCCGTGACAAGTATGGATACCGTTCAATTCCCATTACCACAGACGGCCGTTGCGGCTCGAAGCTGGAGGGTATTGTAACCAGTGGCGACGTCTGCTTTGTGCAGGACAAATGCACCAAGATTGAAGAGATCATGACCCGCGACCCTATAGTAGGCCACCATCCACTGACACTCCAGGACGCCAACAATATACTATACAAGTCCCGTAAGGGCATCCTGCCTATAGTAAATGCATCCGGGGAGCTAGTATCCATTGTTTCACGTAGTGATATCAAGCGAAACCGTCGTTTCCCCAAAGCATCTCACAACGAAAACATGCAGCTTCTTGTTGGTGTTGCCATCTCTACCCA ACCTGGCTCCATTGAGAAAGCCAAGAAACTCATGGATGCCGGTGCTGACGTCTTGGTTATTGACTCCAGCCAGGGTAACAGTGTATACCAAATCGATTTGATCAAGCAGTTACGGCAGTCATACCCCAATGTCCAGATCATTGGTGGTAACGTGGTGACAGGCTCCCAGGCAAAGAACTTGATTGACGCTGGTGTTGATGCCCTTCGTGTTGGTATGGGTAGCGGCTCCATATGCTCCACCCAGGGTGTCGTTGGTGTAGGTAGGCCCCAGGCAACCGCGGTTTACCACGTGGCCAAATACGCAAATGAATATGGCAACGGGTGCCCAATCATTGCCGATGGTGGTATTCGTAGTTCAGGCGACATAATGAAGGCCCTGGCTCTCGGAGCCAGCTGCTGTATGCTTGGTGGTGCCATTGCAGGTACCAACGAGAGCCCTGGTGACTTCTTCTACCATAACGGTATCAGGGTCAAGCAGTACCGTGGTATGGGTAGTAAGGCTGCCTTTATGACGGCACGTACAAAGGCAGCTGACAGCGGCAGCCTCCGCCGTTACCACATGGAAGAGGACCAGCCAATGGTATCCCAGGGTGTTGCCGGATACACTGCCGACAAGGGCAGTATACACGTCTTGATACCTACCATGATGCAGGCTGTGAAGCACGGTATGCAGAATATTGGCTGCAATGATATAAAGTCACTCCACAGTGGCCTGTACAACGGAGATGTTCGTTTCCAGATTAGGTCGTACAACGCCTTGGTTGAGGGCAATGTGTCCACTAAGTTGATGATGATAAACCAATCCTGA
- a CDS encoding DEAD/DEAH box helicase family protein — protein sequence MSDIFAKLSAFSGLSKSQVSQKKVEKATFDQETQITDSRGDELLTPGCIERFQDLSSRYPNASNIEWLLGAIRDRLQLEEPSPVQKSVIPLAMERKNVVAVAPTGSGKTLAYLIPLLMLHKKLGTIQSLILVPTVELVNQVKRELVYLIGNSEVSILPLEPGCTNFNAEICISTPGTLHSLMKKYKSILDSLECLVVDEADVLLEGGYAKQLDKILAKLIDKDITKLVFSSTMQPQVLELAATFMPDAVKVAVGQSTRVCKNVRQELVCVTNESGKIPTLRQLIRDGKIKLPCLVFLQSIDRVTQVYNQMKDDNLLVERLTGQMSPSERDELINRFRLSKIWVLLCTNILARGLDIRGIGSVVNFDMPLTEQEYINRIGRSGRGEASGSAVTLFTLKDVKIMRHVLEIMQKCNQPVPEYLLMSKSKQPDVKKPPKRQGGFTSTNQRKKRSRGNSNQQ from the exons ATGAGCGATATATTCGCCAAGCTATCGGCATTTTCAGGGCTCAGTAAATCGCAAGTATCGCAAAAGAAGGTGGAGAAGGCCACCTTTGACCAGGAAACGCAAATAACAGACAGTCGTGGCGACGAGCTCCTAACTCCGGGATGTATTGAGAGATTCCAGGATTTGTCGTCGAGGTACCCTAATGCCTCGAATATAGAATGGCTTCTTGGTGCCATCAGGGACCGCCTGCAGCTGGAGGAGCCTTCACCAGTCCAAAAGAGC GTAATACCGCTTGCAATGGAGCGTAAGAACGTAGTAGCAGTGGCTCCAACCGGCTCTGGGAAGACCCTGGCCTACCTTATACCCTTGCTTATGCTACATAAG AAACTGGGGACTATACAAAGCTTGATTTTGGTGCCCACAGTTGAGTTAGTGAACCAAGTCAAGCGTGAGCTCGTGTACTTAATAG GTAACAGTGAGGTGAGCATACTACCACTCGAACCGGGTTGCACCAATTTCAATGCTGAAATATGCATATCAACCCCAGGGACTTTGCACAGCTTGATGAAGAAATATAAGTCGATCCTGGATAGCCTGGAGTGCCTGGTAGTTGACGAGGCTGACGTCCTCCTAGAGGGCGGTTATGCTAAGCAGCTGGATAAGATACTGGCCAAATTAATTGATAAGGATATAACCAAGCTTGTTTTCAGTTCAACCATGCAACCTCAAGTCCTTGAGCTTGCAGCTACCTTCATGCCTGATGCGGTAAAGGTAGCTGTGGGCCAAAGTACCAGGGTCTGCAAGAATGTACGCCAGGAGCTCGTCTGCGTCACCAATGAGAGTGGTAAGATACCCACTCTCAGGCAACTAATTCGCGATGGCAAGATTAAGCTGCCCTGTTTAGTCTTCCTGCAGAGTATAGACAGGGTCACGCAAGTATATAACCAAATGAAGGATGACAATCTACTCGTAGAACGCCTTACAGGACAGATGTCACCAAGTGAGCGCGACGAATTGATCAATCGCTTTAGGCTCTCTAAAATCTGGGTCCTGCTGTGCACTAATATACTGGCTCGCGGTTTAGACATTAGAGGCATAGGCTCTGTGGTCAATTTCGATATGCCTCTGACAGAGCAGGAGTACATCAATCGCATTGGAAGATCAGGTAGGGGTGAGGCCTCCGGGAGCGCCGTAACCCTATTTACTCTAAAGGATGTCAAAATAATGCGCCACGTACTGGAAATCATGCAAAAGTGCAACCAGCCGGTGCCGGAATACCTACTAATGTCGAAATCTAAACAACCAGATGTAAAGAAACCACCCAAAAGACAAGGTGGTTTTACTTCAACTAATCAACGTAAGAAGAGAAGCAGGGGCAATAGCAACCAGCAGTGA
- a CDS encoding WD domain G-beta repeat family protein has protein sequence MSLICSISGVQPEEPCISKTGYVFERKLIEKHLQESQTCPATGKPLTVDDLIPIQCDKTVIPRPATAMSIPGLLSLMQSEWDALALETYNLRKHTNTVRKQLCQSLYEHDAATRVIARLIKERDAALQQVESLEKLLLEFRTNYNAGAIEVGLDDSSVSRIEDLAKALMAERKKRDVARYSTTESIAKYTLKGDYRAHSSTSPGILSVTLDYNAARGGHNLCFTGGADGAVVYFDLDAGRTVTRMTSHLKPVNTVVSHPYANVVISGSDDKTVRVWKGPENADASDFKCSHVLKSSKAPVVSMSLHPSNEYFLAGASDGLWHLVDLESGQIIKICRDIPSPCSKVQFHPDGLLAAGSGTDGAVHIWDIRTQSLASTLKHDTATSPLSSLSFSENGYHLATVSQEGHLRLWDLRKSVVFANADCNMSPTAVSFDGSGSTIAVASTKVELYRLFDKTQVELMGTLEGHSGYLTDLEFGPDSKFVLTTAKDKSLRLFS, from the exons ATGTCGCTCATATGCTCCATTAGTGGCGTACAGCCTGAGGAGCCGTGTATTAGCAAGACGGGCTATGTCTTTGAGAGGAAGCTGATTGAGAAGCATCTTCAGGAATCGCAGACATGCCCTGCCACTGGCAAGCCCTTGACTGTGGATGATCTGATACCAATACAAT GTGACAAAACTGTTATCCCAAGGCCTGCAACGGCCATGAGTATACCTGGATTACTCTCCTTGATGCAGAGTGAGTGGGACGCTCTAGCTTTGGAGACCTACAACCTGCGGAAGCACACCAACACAGTCAGGAAGCAGCTTTGCCAGAGCCTGTATGAACACGATGCTGCAACTAGGGTCATTGCCAGGTTAATCAAGGAGCGCGATGCTGCGCTCCAGCAGGTGGAATCCCTGGAAAAGCTACTATTGGAGTTCCGAACCAACTACAATGCCGGTGCCATTGAAGTTGGTCTTGACGACAGCAGTGTATCGCGCATTGAGGATCTTGCGAAGGCACTTATGGCAGAACGTAAGAAGCGCGATGTTGCTAGGTACAGCACCACGGAATCAATCGCAAAATACACTCTCAAGGGTGACTACAGAGCCCACAGCTCTACCTCTCCGGGTATTCTATCTGTAACCCTTGATTATAACGCTGCCCGTGGCGGTCACAATCTCTGCTTCACAGGTGGCGCTGACGGTGCTGTGGTCTATTTCGATCTAGATGCTGGACGTACCGTTACCAGGATGACCAGCCATCTCAAGCCGGTGAATACGGTCGTGTCACACCCATATGCAAATGTAGTCATTTCAGGATCCGATGACAAGACAGTGCGTGTATGGAAGGGCCCTGAAAATGCTGATGCTTCTGACTTTAAGTGCTCGCACGTACTGAAGTCTAGCAAGGCTCCTGTGGTCAGCATGTCACTTCACCCAAGTAATGAATACTTCCTTGCTGGCGCCTCAGATGGCTTGTGGCATTTGGTAGACCTGGAATCAGGTCAAATTATCAAAATATGCCGCGATATACCTTCGCCGTGCTCTAAGGTACAATTCCATCCAGATGGATTGCTGGCAGCTGGTAGTGGTACCGACGGTGCTGTCCATATATGGGATATACGCACGCAGTCGCTTGCAAGTACCCTGAAACATGACACTGCGACGTCGCCATTATCATCGCTATCATTTAGTGAAAATGGTTACCACCTGGCGACAGTGTCACAGGAAGGCCACTTACGGCTATGGGACCTGCGCAAGAGTGTTGtttttgccaatgctgATTGCAACATGTCACCGACAGCGGTATCATTTGACGGCTCAGGCTCCACTATAGCGGTAGCTTCCACTAAAGTGGAGCTCTACCGTCTCTTTGACAAGACACAGGTTGAGCTCATGGGCACTTTAGAGGGGCACAGCGGGTACCTCACTGATCTGGAGTTTGGTCCAGATTCGAAGTTTGTACTGACCACGGCCAAGGATAAGAGCTTGAGGCTATTTTCCTAG